One segment of Pseudofrancisella aestuarii DNA contains the following:
- a CDS encoding valine--tRNA ligase — protein MTQEMNKNYNPKEIEQSNYQKWETSNKFACGNTDSKDTYTIMLPPPNVTGTLHMGHGFQMSLMDILIRYNRMSGKDTLWQPGTDHAGIATQMVVERQLNAQGISRHDLGRENFVSKVWEWKELSGGTITSQMRRIGASPDWNRERFTMDDGLSDAVKKCFIKLYDDGLAYRGERLVNWDPKLKTAVSDLEVAQREEKGSLWHFIYPIANSDEKIIIATTRPETMLGDMAVAVHPEDERYAHLVGKMINLPLTDRQIPIIADDYVEKDFGTGCVKITPAHDFNDYEMGKRHNLQMLNILTDDAALNTNVPSKYQGLDRFEARKQIVADMDALGLLDKIEPHALKVPTGDRTGEVLEPYLTKQWFVKADVLAKPAIEAVETGKVKFVPDNWKNTYFAWMRDLQDWCVSRQLWWGHRIPAWYDSEGNVYVGENEADIRAKYNLAEDFAIKQDEDVFDTWFSSALWPFSTLGWPEKTPELEKYYPTSVLVTGFDIIFFWVARMMMFGMYFMNDVPFRDIYITGLIRDSEGNKMSKSKGNVLDPVDLIDGISLEDLLEKRTTGLMQPQMKAKIEKATRKEFPEGISAYGADAVRFTYAALASTSRDISFDTARVEGYRNFCNKLWNASRFVMMNLDDYKVCNNYELGVADKWIWSVLNNAVADIHKHLANYRFDLVANTIYDLVWNNYCDWYVEFAKVTLKDESLSEKQKNGVKYTLTKVLENILALAHPLVPFITESIYQQLKVHLNDAKDTIMDVSYPVAKEELVAKEDEVVISWLQNVVTTLRNMRSEVGIKPSLEIDLIIKDIAEKEEGYLRQTENFIKALARVKNIEFSDNPPTSLSQAIEGLELNIPLEGLVDVEQEVVRLDKELEKLQKEVERVENKLSNQKFVANAPEAVVAVEKEKLAKYQELYAKTLEKKEALV, from the coding sequence ATGACTCAAGAGATGAATAAAAATTATAATCCTAAAGAGATAGAGCAATCTAATTATCAAAAATGGGAAACCTCAAACAAGTTTGCTTGTGGTAACACTGACTCAAAAGATACATATACAATAATGTTGCCTCCTCCAAATGTAACAGGGACGTTACATATGGGGCATGGTTTCCAGATGTCTCTAATGGATATTTTGATCCGTTATAACAGAATGTCTGGTAAAGATACTTTGTGGCAACCAGGTACAGACCATGCAGGTATCGCTACTCAAATGGTTGTAGAGAGACAGCTTAATGCACAAGGTATTTCTAGGCATGATTTAGGGCGTGAGAATTTCGTAAGTAAAGTTTGGGAATGGAAAGAGCTTTCAGGCGGAACTATAACTTCTCAAATGCGTAGAATAGGAGCTTCTCCAGATTGGAATAGAGAAAGATTCACTATGGATGATGGTCTTTCTGACGCAGTGAAAAAATGTTTCATTAAACTATATGATGATGGTTTGGCATATCGTGGAGAGAGGTTAGTAAACTGGGATCCTAAGTTAAAAACAGCAGTATCTGATTTAGAAGTTGCTCAGAGAGAAGAAAAGGGTTCGCTTTGGCATTTCATTTATCCGATAGCAAATAGTGATGAGAAAATTATTATAGCAACAACACGTCCAGAGACGATGCTTGGCGATATGGCTGTTGCAGTTCATCCAGAAGATGAGAGATATGCTCACCTTGTTGGTAAGATGATAAATCTACCACTTACAGATAGACAGATTCCTATAATAGCTGATGACTATGTTGAGAAAGATTTTGGTACAGGATGTGTGAAGATTACGCCAGCTCATGACTTTAATGACTATGAAATGGGTAAAAGACACAATTTGCAGATGCTAAATATCTTAACTGATGATGCCGCACTAAATACTAATGTACCGTCAAAATATCAAGGATTAGACAGGTTTGAAGCACGTAAGCAAATAGTTGCTGATATGGATGCATTAGGCTTGTTAGACAAAATAGAGCCTCATGCGTTAAAAGTACCTACTGGAGATAGAACTGGGGAGGTTTTAGAACCGTATCTAACTAAGCAATGGTTTGTTAAGGCTGATGTACTTGCAAAACCAGCTATAGAAGCTGTAGAGACTGGTAAGGTTAAGTTTGTTCCAGATAACTGGAAGAACACATATTTTGCTTGGATGCGTGATTTACAAGATTGGTGTGTATCTAGGCAGCTTTGGTGGGGACATAGAATCCCTGCTTGGTATGATAGTGAAGGTAATGTATATGTTGGTGAAAATGAAGCTGATATTAGAGCAAAATATAACTTAGCAGAAGACTTTGCTATCAAGCAAGATGAAGATGTATTTGATACATGGTTCTCATCTGCATTATGGCCATTTAGTACACTAGGCTGGCCAGAAAAAACTCCTGAATTAGAGAAATATTATCCGACGAGCGTTCTTGTAACTGGTTTTGATATTATTTTCTTCTGGGTTGCTAGAATGATGATGTTTGGTATGTACTTTATGAATGATGTGCCATTTAGGGATATTTATATTACTGGACTTATCCGTGATAGTGAAGGTAATAAAATGTCAAAATCAAAGGGTAATGTGTTGGATCCTGTGGATTTGATAGATGGTATTTCTCTAGAAGATTTACTTGAAAAAAGAACCACTGGTTTAATGCAACCACAGATGAAAGCTAAGATTGAGAAAGCTACAAGGAAAGAATTCCCAGAAGGCATTAGCGCTTATGGTGCAGATGCTGTGAGATTTACTTATGCAGCGTTGGCCTCTACATCTCGTGATATCAGTTTCGATACAGCTAGAGTTGAAGGGTATCGTAACTTCTGTAATAAACTTTGGAATGCTTCAAGATTCGTAATGATGAATTTAGATGATTATAAGGTTTGTAATAATTATGAGTTAGGTGTTGCAGATAAGTGGATTTGGAGTGTTTTAAATAATGCTGTTGCAGATATACATAAACACCTTGCGAATTATAGATTTGACTTGGTAGCAAATACTATTTATGACCTTGTATGGAATAACTATTGTGACTGGTATGTTGAGTTTGCAAAAGTTACTTTAAAAGATGAGTCTTTATCTGAAAAACAGAAAAATGGGGTTAAGTATACCTTAACTAAAGTATTGGAAAACATTCTAGCTTTAGCTCATCCTCTTGTGCCATTTATCACAGAGAGTATCTATCAGCAGTTAAAAGTTCATTTAAATGATGCTAAAGATACTATTATGGATGTGTCCTATCCAGTAGCTAAAGAAGAGCTTGTAGCTAAAGAAGATGAGGTTGTTATCTCATGGTTACAAAATGTAGTTACAACTCTTAGAAATATGCGTAGTGAAGTAGGTATTAAACCATCTTTAGAGATAGACTTAATTATTAAAGATATAGCTGAGAAAGAAGAAGGCTATTTAAGACAGACAGAGAATTTTATAAAAGCTTTAGCTAGAGTTAAAAATATTGAATTTAGTGATAATCCTCCGACATCTTTATCACAAGCTATAGAAGGTTTAGAATTAAATATTCCTCTAGAAGGTTTAGTTGATGTTGAACAAGAGGTTGTAAGGCTAGATAAAGAGTTGGAGAAACTACAGAAAGAAGTTGAAAGGGTTGAAAACAAACTTTCTAACCAAAAGTTTGTGGCAAATGCTCCAGAAGCTGTGGTAGCTGTCGAAAAAGAGAAGCTAGCTAAATATCAAGAGCTTTATGCGAAAACGCTTGAGAAAAAGGAGGCTTTAGTTTAG
- a CDS encoding DNA polymerase III subunit chi yields MKVSFRILNTNTDEELINYIVDFVVKEYSSEKKIAILAEQSVAKIVDDKLWKDGEDVFIPHFCAINSTEYNKYPNVPVFITDNMFLVLDHDLLINITNLPVNIAKKAPKEIIEVVDQEENRLAVSRKKYVYYKQLGIQPTHEKG; encoded by the coding sequence ATGAAAGTTTCTTTTCGTATTTTAAATACTAATACAGATGAAGAGTTAATAAACTACATCGTAGACTTTGTTGTGAAAGAATATTCTTCAGAAAAAAAGATAGCTATTTTAGCAGAGCAAAGTGTAGCTAAAATTGTTGATGATAAGTTATGGAAGGATGGCGAAGATGTCTTTATCCCTCATTTCTGTGCAATAAATAGTACAGAATATAATAAATATCCTAATGTTCCTGTATTTATAACAGATAATATGTTTCTAGTTTTAGATCATGATTTATTAATAAATATAACCAATTTACCAGTCAATATAGCAAAGAAAGCTCCTAAGGAAATTATAGAAGTTGTTGATCAGGAGGAAAATAGATTGGCAGTTTCTCGGAAAAAATATGTTTATTACAAGCAGTTAGGTATACAGCCAACTCATGAAAAAGGTTGA
- a CDS encoding MFS transporter, with product MSSLSNRKVVVLSGIGAVLEFYDFCLYMVFSKEISATFFSGIESELIKSIFTVIIFSIAYLIRPFAGMILGSIGDVIGRKKLFTFTIMLMGICSFLMGVLPGYETLGLTATVLFVTLRILQGVALGGELPAAYVIVYESVQKNFGAAFGLLFTFVTFGFLFSDLVSYVFGAIFGDYAWRMSFIFGGVLAFFGYYVRLNLHETPQFLNLQKKDKVPFLILFNKYSLRVVAATCLSIVIAFGGVMLTLYMHDFVGRLIDLPSSEISFILAPSLLALSIATYVFGYRADKIGLRKTYAIACVLLLILALPCFYIIANIKTPLAVIFGTSILTILFGMYVSVALYFICDLFPTDVRLSGVGLSYNLAFALVGGLAPLTSHSVGMVSGQAYLGFGAVALVCALLGLLGLFLYSKHLNKLYKSKII from the coding sequence TTGAGTAGTTTAAGTAATAGAAAAGTAGTTGTTCTATCTGGTATAGGAGCAGTGCTGGAGTTCTATGATTTCTGTTTATATATGGTTTTCTCTAAAGAAATTTCAGCAACTTTTTTTAGCGGAATAGAATCTGAGCTTATAAAAAGTATTTTTACAGTTATTATATTTTCAATAGCATATCTTATTAGACCATTTGCTGGAATGATATTAGGATCTATAGGGGATGTAATAGGTAGAAAGAAGCTTTTTACTTTTACAATTATGCTAATGGGTATTTGTTCTTTCCTCATGGGAGTGTTGCCTGGGTATGAAACTCTAGGACTCACAGCAACAGTATTGTTCGTTACATTGAGAATTTTACAAGGGGTTGCGTTGGGAGGGGAGCTTCCAGCAGCTTATGTAATTGTTTATGAGTCAGTTCAGAAAAACTTTGGCGCTGCTTTCGGATTATTGTTTACATTTGTTACTTTTGGATTTTTATTTTCAGATTTGGTTTCGTATGTTTTTGGGGCTATTTTTGGTGATTATGCTTGGAGAATGAGTTTCATTTTCGGAGGGGTATTAGCATTTTTTGGTTATTATGTACGTTTGAATTTACATGAGACACCACAGTTCTTAAATTTACAGAAAAAAGATAAAGTACCTTTCTTAATACTATTTAATAAATATAGTTTAAGAGTTGTTGCAGCAACTTGCTTATCTATAGTCATAGCATTTGGTGGTGTAATGCTGACACTATATATGCATGATTTTGTTGGAAGATTAATAGATCTACCATCTTCAGAGATATCTTTTATATTAGCACCAAGCTTATTGGCTTTATCAATAGCTACATATGTATTTGGTTATAGGGCTGATAAAATAGGATTGAGAAAAACTTACGCTATTGCATGTGTTTTGTTATTAATATTAGCGTTACCATGCTTCTATATAATAGCAAATATTAAGACACCATTAGCTGTGATCTTTGGTACTAGTATTTTAACTATACTATTTGGTATGTATGTATCTGTAGCATTGTATTTTATCTGTGACTTATTTCCTACTGATGTTAGGCTATCAGGAGTTGGATTAAGCTATAATTTAGCATTTGCCTTAGTTGGTGGATTAGCTCCGTTAACTAGTCATTCTGTAGGTATGGTATCTGGACAGGCATACTTAGGGTTTGGTGCAGTAGCTTTAGTATGTGCTCTATTAGGATTATTAGGTTTATTTTTGTATAGTAAGCATTTGAATAAACTATATAAATCTAAAATTATTTAA
- a CDS encoding phospholipase D-like domain-containing protein: MTIIEYFFIYSLIGLTVLSILYKKSFLRVQLFWIAIVCLAPNILGVIIYWFAQLKKRGQMDCFPIKFLTTQNKVNTPEHSLSKLMSYYQLSPLPYSDTSFYYETKNIYKCFIEQIDRAKETIFLVTYIWDLDTIGSKLMDKLEDKIKQGVKVKIIVDALGSNTIFSFKKRKQINNLRKKGIDIAIFNPLLGSLLFKNHFNPRNHRKIYIFDNKVTLIGGINISDDYLAKNKNPWKDIMLKIEGEIAKGYTNLFISDWNYASKKYPLNFNKEEYNIEENIKDFAYIVPSGPDIQSEIFYNTLISLFATAKDKITIITPYFILSDQIFSLIKNAALRGVNITIIIPYVADKMVATLLNYNYVRDLEKYGVNYFLYNKSMLHSKIILIDDQVALIGSANLDYRSLFINYEISTLFYEKELLRKINIFAEDLKKDSIRELPKKNLISLIPEKLLKLIAPLS; this comes from the coding sequence ATGACAATTATTGAATATTTCTTTATATACTCACTTATTGGCTTAACAGTCCTCTCTATTCTATATAAAAAAAGCTTTCTAAGAGTTCAGCTATTTTGGATTGCTATTGTTTGCTTAGCACCAAATATACTGGGAGTGATAATATATTGGTTTGCTCAATTAAAAAAAAGGGGACAAATGGACTGTTTCCCGATCAAATTCTTAACTACTCAAAATAAAGTAAATACTCCTGAACACTCTCTTTCTAAATTAATGAGTTACTATCAGCTATCACCATTACCATATTCAGATACTTCCTTTTATTATGAAACTAAAAACATATATAAATGTTTTATTGAACAAATAGATAGAGCCAAAGAAACTATTTTCTTAGTCACATATATCTGGGATTTAGATACCATCGGAAGTAAGCTTATGGATAAGCTGGAAGATAAAATAAAGCAAGGTGTAAAAGTTAAAATAATCGTAGATGCTTTAGGTTCAAATACGATTTTTTCTTTTAAGAAAAGAAAGCAAATTAATAATCTTCGCAAGAAAGGTATTGATATAGCAATCTTCAACCCTTTATTGGGAAGCTTATTATTTAAGAATCACTTCAATCCTAGAAATCACAGAAAGATTTACATTTTTGATAATAAAGTTACTCTAATAGGCGGGATAAATATAAGTGATGATTATTTAGCAAAAAATAAAAATCCTTGGAAAGATATTATGCTAAAAATAGAAGGTGAAATTGCTAAAGGCTATACTAACCTTTTTATCTCTGACTGGAACTATGCCTCTAAAAAATACCCTCTAAATTTTAATAAAGAAGAATACAATATCGAGGAAAATATTAAAGATTTCGCATATATTGTTCCATCTGGTCCAGATATACAGAGTGAAATATTTTATAACACTTTAATTTCCTTATTTGCAACGGCTAAAGATAAGATAACGATCATTACACCTTATTTCATCCTATCTGATCAAATATTTTCTCTAATTAAAAATGCTGCTTTAAGAGGCGTGAATATAACCATTATAATTCCCTATGTAGCGGATAAAATGGTCGCCACTCTTCTTAATTATAATTACGTCAGAGATTTGGAAAAATATGGGGTTAATTACTTTCTATATAATAAATCCATGCTACATAGCAAAATAATATTAATTGATGATCAAGTGGCTCTAATAGGATCAGCAAACTTAGATTATAGAAGCTTATTCATTAACTATGAGATCTCTACCCTTTTTTATGAAAAAGAATTACTTAGAAAAATTAATATTTTTGCAGAGGATTTAAAAAAAGATTCAATCCGAGAACTTCCTAAGAAAAATTTGATTAGCCTAATACCTGAAAAATTATTAAAGCTTATTGCACCTTTATCTTAA
- a CDS encoding M15 family metallopeptidase, with the protein MFKKAFILFGLFISTQFAFSQDIPNSFVNVKDVIPSIQLDMRYATNFNFVGKKIDGYNEGKCYLTDQAAEALSQVQDKLVPMGLSLKVYDCYRPQKAVDNFVKWAADTKATQMKTTFYEEVDKKNLFKDGYIAAKSGHSRGSTMDLTIVPIDSKIPEHRSKQVSCTAPYSQRDPDNSLDFGTGFDCFSEKSHPDYVDIPAQARANRLLLQRLMEDAGFVPLDTEWWHFTLKDEPYKDTYFNFEI; encoded by the coding sequence ATGTTTAAGAAAGCTTTTATTTTATTTGGTTTATTTATAAGTACACAGTTCGCTTTCTCTCAAGATATTCCAAATAGCTTTGTGAATGTTAAAGATGTTATACCTTCTATACAGTTAGATATGCGATATGCAACAAATTTTAACTTCGTTGGAAAAAAGATAGATGGCTATAATGAAGGTAAATGTTATCTGACAGATCAAGCAGCAGAAGCCTTAAGCCAAGTTCAAGATAAGCTTGTACCAATGGGACTGTCATTAAAAGTTTATGATTGTTATAGACCACAAAAAGCAGTGGATAATTTTGTTAAATGGGCAGCAGATACTAAAGCCACTCAGATGAAAACGACTTTTTATGAAGAGGTTGATAAAAAGAATCTCTTTAAAGATGGTTATATTGCTGCAAAGTCAGGGCATAGTAGAGGTAGTACTATGGATCTAACAATAGTGCCGATAGATAGTAAAATTCCTGAACATCGATCAAAGCAAGTGTCATGTACTGCACCATATAGTCAAAGAGATCCTGATAATAGTTTAGATTTTGGTACTGGATTTGATTGTTTTAGTGAGAAGTCTCATCCTGATTATGTTGATATCCCAGCACAGGCTAGAGCTAATAGATTATTACTTCAGAGATTAATGGAAGATGCTGGATTTGTACCATTAGATACAGAGTGGTGGCACTTCACACTGAAAGATGAGCCATATAAAGATACCTACTTTAATTTTGAAATCTAG
- a CDS encoding transporter suffix domain-containing protein, translated as MSEVKKDWKYYLGIVLFSVSWLPYIFVFGVLPFLGLSTAMALSVASVALVSAEVMFALSVVLLGKTIIDAIKKAIKSIFGNYFSYSKPIGKKRYTLGIVMLITSLIYPTLVTEIILLFDLLPMVGKVNLILILFSGDVLFVASFFILGSNFFQKVKSIFEWPKE; from the coding sequence ATGAGTGAAGTAAAAAAAGATTGGAAATATTATTTAGGAATAGTTTTATTTTCAGTTTCTTGGCTACCATATATTTTTGTATTTGGGGTATTACCTTTCTTAGGATTATCAACCGCAATGGCATTATCTGTTGCTTCGGTGGCTCTTGTAAGTGCAGAAGTAATGTTTGCTTTGTCAGTAGTACTGTTAGGCAAGACAATTATTGATGCTATTAAAAAAGCAATTAAAAGTATCTTTGGGAACTATTTTTCTTATAGTAAGCCGATTGGCAAAAAAAGATATACATTAGGAATAGTAATGTTAATAACAAGTCTTATTTATCCAACTCTTGTAACAGAAATTATATTACTTTTCGATTTGTTACCAATGGTAGGTAAAGTAAATCTTATATTAATTTTATTTAGTGGAGATGTGTTGTTCGTGGCAAGTTTCTTTATATTAGGAAGCAATTTTTTCCAGAAAGTAAAAAGTATTTTTGAATGGCCAAAGGAATAA
- a CDS encoding acyltransferase family protein: MKYYKHIDGLRALAVIAVLFAHLDFPAFRGGYVGVDVFFVISGFLITNIIIKELEETKRFDFINFYTRRARRIMPALSFVLIISFILGVWLLDLAKFHIFGGSLVSTALSFSNVYFYKQASYFDILSQSNPLLHTWSLGVEEQFYIFWPVILLITFRFFREHLLKVLFLLFIISFINNIYDQDNYITALYYLVQYRAFEFLIGAFLIWILKIKIKDNYKKELLCALGILFILYPIFTYKQDTLFPSYNALLPCIGAALLIYAGEAKYLGFLFRNEITRFIGLISYSLYLVHWPLIVFIKTYNEDVGQLFELSLYVKIIIFFVSICVATFMYFFIEQPFRKNIPKNKEKQIFLLFRWLIVVIFFIVLGFSIYCNNGWAWRAKSPEVIETISDISNYNLENWGGADFKEDYIHIGKTTYPNIIIMGDSHAGMLDFGIIKEIAIPYDLTIFTVAHRNISTLLLPGVIRLYPKSQKSFDYLSKKSYSEAITALKKSKDSVLIYSTWLSGQLKMAGSIETHKSFNIDTLKIVDYNDYELFINALDKLRADMGKHKLILIGDFPGALNYKPLECISELKWFKFDKKCNSEDKASENMAAINVNGILKEYAKRYENVYFINPYEVFCEKGYCKNIDSKGKSFYSDSKYEESIMITNSHLSKIGSLYFAKHIRDQLIRIINEPIANNQ; encoded by the coding sequence GTGAAATATTATAAACATATAGATGGTTTAAGAGCATTAGCAGTAATAGCTGTGTTATTTGCACACTTAGACTTTCCAGCTTTTAGAGGTGGGTATGTTGGGGTAGATGTTTTTTTTGTAATAAGTGGTTTTTTAATAACTAATATTATTATTAAAGAGTTAGAAGAAACAAAGCGATTTGATTTTATAAATTTTTACACTCGTAGAGCAAGGCGTATTATGCCTGCGTTATCTTTTGTATTAATAATATCTTTTATTTTAGGTGTTTGGTTACTGGATTTAGCAAAATTTCATATATTTGGAGGATCGCTGGTTTCAACAGCTCTCTCTTTTTCTAATGTATATTTTTATAAGCAAGCAAGTTATTTTGATATATTGTCTCAATCCAATCCTTTATTACATACATGGTCTCTAGGTGTTGAAGAGCAGTTTTATATTTTCTGGCCTGTTATTTTATTAATTACATTTAGATTCTTTAGAGAGCATTTGTTAAAGGTCTTATTTTTACTGTTTATTATTAGTTTTATAAATAATATTTATGATCAAGATAATTATATAACAGCATTATATTATTTAGTCCAGTATAGAGCTTTTGAGTTTCTAATAGGAGCTTTTCTTATTTGGATCTTAAAGATTAAAATTAAGGATAATTATAAAAAAGAGTTACTTTGTGCTTTAGGCATATTATTTATTCTATATCCAATTTTTACCTATAAACAAGATACACTCTTTCCGAGTTATAATGCATTGCTACCATGTATAGGAGCTGCACTTTTGATTTATGCTGGTGAAGCAAAATATCTAGGGTTTCTTTTTAGAAATGAAATTACAAGATTTATTGGTCTAATAAGTTATTCTCTATATTTAGTGCACTGGCCTCTTATAGTTTTTATAAAAACTTATAATGAAGATGTTGGTCAGCTTTTTGAGTTATCGTTATATGTAAAAATAATAATATTTTTTGTTTCTATATGTGTGGCGACTTTTATGTATTTTTTTATAGAGCAGCCTTTTAGAAAAAATATTCCTAAAAATAAGGAAAAACAAATTTTTCTATTATTTAGATGGTTAATAGTTGTCATATTTTTTATTGTATTGGGTTTTTCTATTTATTGTAACAATGGTTGGGCGTGGAGAGCGAAATCTCCTGAAGTGATAGAGACTATTTCAGATATTTCTAACTATAATTTAGAAAATTGGGGAGGAGCTGATTTTAAAGAAGATTATATTCATATAGGTAAGACAACATATCCAAACATTATTATAATGGGAGATAGTCATGCGGGGATGTTAGATTTTGGTATTATTAAAGAAATCGCAATACCATATGACTTAACTATTTTTACAGTCGCTCATAGAAATATTTCAACTTTGTTGTTACCGGGGGTTATAAGATTATATCCTAAGAGCCAAAAGTCCTTTGATTACTTATCGAAGAAATCTTACTCAGAGGCAATTACTGCACTTAAAAAGTCTAAAGACTCAGTGCTTATTTATTCTACATGGCTGTCCGGACAACTTAAAATGGCGGGGTCGATAGAGACTCATAAAAGCTTTAATATAGATACATTAAAAATAGTTGATTATAACGATTATGAATTATTTATTAATGCTTTGGATAAATTAAGAGCTGATATGGGAAAACATAAGTTAATTCTTATAGGAGACTTTCCTGGAGCATTAAATTATAAACCTTTAGAGTGTATATCTGAACTTAAGTGGTTTAAGTTTGATAAAAAATGTAATAGTGAAGATAAGGCTAGTGAGAATATGGCTGCGATAAATGTGAATGGTATTTTAAAAGAGTATGCTAAAAGGTATGAAAATGTTTATTTTATTAATCCTTATGAAGTTTTTTGTGAAAAAGGATATTGTAAAAATATAGATAGTAAAGGAAAATCTTTTTATTCAGATAGTAAATATGAGGAGTCCATAATGATAACAAATAGTCACTTATCTAAAATAGGGTCTTTATACTTTGCTAAGCATATAAGAGATCAACTTATTCGTATCATTAATGAGCCGATAGCTAATAACCAATAA
- a CDS encoding reverse transcriptase family protein — protein MKKYSIDQSPIYKLSSKKKLKEILYIDEKKLKQATQFPAHYSFNKKINGKTRNIQPPINITKKIHERILSLLSRIEVHTFLFSGVKGRSYVCNARKHIASSFFLTIDIKNFFPSTTRKKVFYLFYKMFKCSPDIADTLAKMLTFNNQLVQGSCVSQLLSYLSNYEMFEEINIIANKYNLTFSLYVDDMTFSSSQDFKKSDVIYEIKKILKKSDYQIKRSKLRYSKTGDITGVIIKESHLLVKNKTHRKVFLLREEKNLKKIKQLTGQAKYIQPSFPKKPKLKPPFSQAFSHKALDI, from the coding sequence ATGAAAAAATACAGCATAGATCAGTCTCCTATATATAAGCTATCTTCAAAAAAAAAGCTCAAAGAGATTCTTTATATAGATGAAAAAAAACTTAAGCAAGCCACACAGTTTCCAGCACACTATAGTTTTAATAAGAAAATAAATGGTAAAACAAGAAATATACAGCCTCCTATTAACATTACAAAAAAAATTCATGAGAGAATACTCTCTCTTTTATCAAGAATAGAAGTTCACACTTTTCTGTTCTCAGGAGTTAAAGGAAGATCATATGTTTGCAATGCAAGAAAACATATTGCATCTTCTTTCTTTTTAACTATAGATATCAAAAACTTCTTTCCTTCAACAACAAGGAAAAAAGTATTCTATCTTTTCTATAAAATGTTTAAATGCTCTCCAGATATTGCAGATACTTTAGCTAAAATGCTTACTTTTAATAACCAGTTAGTTCAAGGAAGCTGCGTAAGCCAACTACTATCATACCTTTCTAATTATGAGATGTTTGAAGAAATAAATATCATCGCAAATAAATATAATTTAACATTTTCCCTATATGTTGATGATATGACATTTTCAAGCTCACAAGATTTCAAGAAATCTGATGTGATTTATGAGATAAAAAAAATACTAAAAAAGTCAGATTACCAAATAAAAAGAAGCAAACTACGCTATTCTAAAACTGGAGATATAACAGGTGTAATAATAAAAGAGTCTCACTTATTAGTTAAAAATAAAACTCACAGAAAAGTATTTTTATTACGAGAAGAAAAAAATCTAAAAAAGATAAAGCAACTTACAGGACAAGCAAAATATATTCAGCCTTCTTTTCCCAAAAAACCTAAACTAAAGCCTCCTTTTTCTCAAGCGTTTTCGCATAAAGCTCTTGATATTTAG
- the pcp gene encoding pyroglutamyl-peptidase I: MKKILTVVTFLFSFLAFSTAFANENSIKKVLITGFAPFGGEATNPSFEAVKALPDNIDGAQIIKKELPVSFEESIAKLKEYIKEYNPDLIICVGQAGGRYNISVERVAINIDDARIPDNDGNKPIDTKIFANGENAYFSKLPIKAIAQNINKSGVPAEVSNTAGTYVCNHIMYALLYELNKNYPNKSGGFIHVPYSTEQAVDKVNTPSMSIEDMTKALAVAIKTSISTGMDIKVTAGKES; this comes from the coding sequence ATGAAAAAAATATTAACAGTAGTTACCTTTCTTTTTTCATTTCTTGCATTTTCTACAGCTTTTGCAAATGAGAATAGTATAAAAAAAGTTCTAATAACTGGTTTTGCACCGTTTGGAGGAGAAGCAACAAACCCTTCTTTTGAAGCAGTAAAAGCTTTACCTGATAATATTGATGGAGCTCAAATTATTAAGAAAGAGTTACCAGTAAGTTTTGAGGAGTCTATTGCTAAGCTTAAAGAATATATTAAAGAGTATAATCCAGACTTAATTATTTGTGTTGGTCAAGCTGGTGGGCGTTATAATATCTCTGTAGAAAGAGTTGCTATCAACATTGATGATGCGAGAATTCCAGATAATGATGGCAATAAACCAATAGATACCAAAATTTTTGCTAATGGTGAGAATGCATATTTTTCGAAATTACCAATCAAAGCAATAGCTCAAAATATTAATAAGTCAGGAGTTCCGGCAGAGGTCTCAAATACAGCAGGAACATATGTTTGTAATCACATAATGTATGCTTTGTTATATGAGTTAAATAAAAACTATCCTAATAAGAGTGGAGGATTTATTCACGTTCCTTATTCAACAGAGCAGGCTGTTGATAAGGTGAATACTCCTAGTATGTCTATAGAGGATATGACTAAAGCTTTAGCGGTAGCTATTAAAACTTCTATAAGTACAGGAATGGATATAAAAGTCACAGCAGGTAAAGAGAGTTAG